In the genome of Populus trichocarpa isolate Nisqually-1 chromosome 6, P.trichocarpa_v4.1, whole genome shotgun sequence, one region contains:
- the LOC18100663 gene encoding carotenoid 9,10(9',10')-cleavage dioxygenase 1: MLLRSKMAFQVNCSTESRPSLSENIDRFTTRFSSSYKPLLKELQQLPAQREVFKNIKNASAKLLDAFVDSTFKFADQRVLPSQSNFLPVDELNEPFVITSIEGKIPDDFPEGVFIRNGPNPLFGGLKSTTSIFGKTGHIWIEGEGMLHALYFDKDSDGGSRTVLYKNKHVETETFKVEKRRNKPSFIPAIDGSPPAIFLAYMFNMLRFGKVNKDLSNTNVFEHSGKFYSISENHLPQEIDIFSLQNLGDWDINGTWHRPFTAHPKTAPGTGELVVFGVDAIKPYLEVGVVSADGKRLVHKADLKLDRCTLLHDIGVTERYNVIFDLPLTIDILRLIKGGPLLKYEKEKYARIGVLPRYGDAESTRWFEVEPNCTFHILNCFEEGDEVVVWGCRSLDSIISESYGMDLDKSEWISGRLRSKGPVQQYTTFSSNDELLFSRFYEWRLNMKTGEVTERNLTGTKFSLEFPMINPSFSGFKNKFGYTQMVHEPASISSGMPKFGGLAKLYFDETSSKEGEQSEGHIKVEYHEFEGNTFCTGSAFVPKEGGLEEDDGWIITFVHDEDTNTSKVYIIDTKNFTSEPVAKITLPCRVPYGFHGAFMPFPNHK; the protein is encoded by the exons atgttgtTGAGATCAAAAATGGCTTTTCAAGTGAATTGCTCTACAGAGAGTCGGCCTTCTCTCTCGGAAAACATAGATCGTTTTACGACTAGGTTCTCTTCTAGTTACAAG CCACTACTGAAAGAGTTGCAGCAACTTCCTGCGCAACGTGAggttttcaaaaacatcaagaaTGCTTCTGCCAAACTCTTGGATGCATTTGTCGATTCAACGTTTAAGTTTGCTGACCAGCGCGTTCTTCCTTCTCAG AGTAACTTTCTGCCAGTCGATGAATTGAACGAACCTTTTGTTATCACCAGCATTGAAGGCAAAATCCCAGATGATTTTCCTGAAGGAGTCTTCATAAGAAATG GTCCAAATCCTCTATTTGGAGGTCTAAAATCTACGACATCCATATTTGGAAAGACAGGGCACATTTGGATTGAAGGAGAAGGAATGCTTCATGCTTTATACTTCGATAAAGACAGTGATGGTGGGAGCAGGACTGTCctctacaaaaataaacatgttgaAACCGAAACATTCAAGGTTGAAAAACGAAGAAACAAGCCATCATTCATTCCAGCTATAGATGGCAGTCCGCCAGCCATTTTCTTAGCATACATGTTTAATATG CTGCGATTTGGAAAGGTCAACAAAGACCTTAGCAATACCAATGTTTTCGAGCATTCAGGGAAGTTCTACTCAATTTCTGAAAATCACCTTCCTCAAGAGATTGATATCTTTTCCCTTCAGAATCTAGGCGATTGGGATATCAATGGAACCTGGCATCGACCTTTCACCGCCCACCCAAAG ACAGCACCAGGTACTGGAGAGTTGGTTGTATTTGGGGTGGATGCAATAAAACCTTACTTGGAAGTGGGAGTTGTTTCTG CTGATGGAAAGAGACTAGTTCACAAGGCTGATCTCAAGCTCGATAGGTGCACCCTTCTTCACGACATAGGGGTCACAGAGAG gtATAATGTGATCTTTGATTTGCCTCTAACAATAGACATACTGAGACTCATCAAAGGAGGCCC attattgAAGTATGAGAAAGAAAAGTATGCAAGAATTGGGGTATTGCCCCGGTATGGCGATGCGGAATCAACCCGCTGGTTTGAGGTCGAACCAAATTGCACATTTCACATTCTCAATTGTTTCGAGGAAGGAGATGAG GTTGTAGTGTGGGGATGCAGGTCCCTTGACTCAATCATATCAGAATCTTATGGTATGGATTTGGACAAATCTGAGTGGATTTCAGGAAGACTTAGGAGTAAAGGACCTGTTCAACAATATACTACATTTTCGTCGAACGATGAATTATTGTTCAGCCGATTCTATGAATGGAGATTAAACATGAAGACCGGAGAGGTTACGGAGAGAAACCTCACGGGAACTAAATTCTCTTTGGAGTTTCCTATGATCAATCCAAGTTTCAGTggcttcaaaaataaatttggctACACCCAGATGGTCCATGAACCGGCAAGTATTTCATCAG GCATGCCAAAATTTGGAGGTCTAGCCAAGTTGTACTTCGATGAAACTTCGAGTAAG GAAGGGGAGCAATCGGAAGGGCATATAAAGGTGGAATACCATGAATTCGAGGGAAACACCTTCTGCACTGGATCTGCCTTTGTCCCTAAAGAAGGTGGtctagaagaagatgatggctGGATCATCACTTTTGTTCATGATGAAGACACTAATACATCCAAA GTTTACATAATTGACACAAAGAACTTCACAAGTGAGCCTGTTGCCAAAATTACATTGCCATGCAGAGTCCCATATGGATTTCATGGAGCATTTATGCCGTTCCCAAACCACAAGTAA
- the LOC112326145 gene encoding carotenoid 9,10(9',10')-cleavage dioxygenase 1: MVRRLYTISTHSSYAMVSSSHLAFRVNCCLQRPSVSDNFHRLKTSLSSTFKPFLRELEQLSLRIDVSKALFKNTSLRLLDVFVDSMFEFVDQPLLPSQSNFAPVDELKETVLVTNIEGKVPNDFPEGVYVRNGPNPLFGGLKSAVSMFGRSSHIWVEGEGMLHVLYFDKARDGSWTVTYKNKYVESETFKLEKQRNKPSFLPAIEGSSPAILSAYLLNLLRFGKVNKYLSNTNVFEHSGKYYSVAENHMPQEINMFTLETLGNWDVNGAWDRPFTSHPKRAPDTGELVIIGVDAIKPFMQLGIVSADGKRLVHKVDLKFNRCSLTHDIGLTRRYNVIMDFPLTLDIQRLLKGGPLIKYDKAEYARIGIMPRYGDADSIKWFQVESSSTFHLLNCFEDGHQVVVRACRALDSIIPGPDMGVHKFEWFSRRLKQVESVDEYSSDSEDGSLFSRCCEWRLNMKTGDVKERYLTGAEFSMDFPMINGDFTGVKNKYGYTQVIDCSASSDSGMAKYGGLAKLHFEEPDTDQTNSKDGQYEELIKVDYHKFEQNTFCTGAAFVPKPGSHEEDDGWIITFVHNEDTNMSKAYIIDTRRFTSEPVAKITLPCRVPYGFHGAFMPILLGNLTASEY, from the exons ATGGTCCGTAGATTGTACACCATTTCAACCCATTCATCCTATGCAATGGTATCTTCATCGCATTTGGCTTTTCGAGTGAATTGTTGTCTACAGAGGCCTTCTGTTTCAGACAACTTTCATCGTTTGAAAACTTCACTCTCTTCTACTTTTAAA CCATTCTTGAGAGAGCTGGAACAACTTTCTTTGCGGATCGATGTTTCCAAGGCTCTCTTCAAGAACACTTCTTTGAGATTACTGGATGTTTTTGTCGATTCCATGTTCGAGTTTGTTGACCAACCATTGCTCCCTTCTCAG AGTAACTTTGCTCCAGTTGATGAATTAAAGGAAACTGTTCTTGTCACCAACATCGAAGGGAAAGTTCCAAACGACTTCCCAGAGGGCGTCTATGTAAGAAATG GACCGAATCCTCTTTTTGGGGGACTAAAATCAGCTGTATCTATGTTTGGAAGGTCAAGTCACATTTGGGTAGAAGGAGAAGGGATGCttcatgttttgtattttgataaAGCTAGAGATGGAAGCTGGACAGTCacctacaaaaacaaatatgttgaaTCGGAAACATTCAAGTTAGAAAAGCAAAGAAACAAGCCATCTTTTCTTCCTGCAATAGAAGGCAGCTCCCCGGCAATATTATCAGCATACTTGCTAAATTTG CTGCGATTTGGCAAAGTTAACAAGTACCTTAGCAACACCAACGTTTTTGAGCATTCAGGGAAGTACTACTCCGTTGCTGAAAATCACATGCCTCAAGAAATCAACATGTTTACACTAGAAACTTTAGGAAATTGGGATGTCAATGGGGCTTGGGATCGGCCTTTTACCAGCCATCCGAAG AGAGCCCCGGATACAGGGGAGCTGGTTATAATTGGGGTGGATGCAATAAAACCTTTCATGCAACTAGGAATAGTTTCAG CTGATGGGAAAAGATTGGTTCATAAAGTTGATCTCAAATTCAACAGGTGCTCCCTTACTCATGACATAGGACTTACACGGAG GTACAATGTGATAATGGATTTTCCACTCACTCTAGACATACAACGACTGCTTAAAGGCGGCCC GTTAATAAAATATGACAAGGCAGAATATGCAAGAATTGGAATCATGCCTCGGTATGGCGACGCAGACTCAATCAAGTGGTTTCAGGTGGAATCAAGTTCCACATTTCACCTTCTTAATTGTTTTGAGGATGGTCATCAG GTTGTTGTGAGGGCATGTAGGGCTCTTGATTCAATCATACCTGGACCTGATATGGGTGTGCATAAATTTGAGTGGTTTTCAAGAAGGCTTAAGCAAGTAGAATCAGTTGATGAATACAGTTCTGATTCAGAAGATGGATCGCTTTTTAGTCGATGCTGCGAATGGAGATTAAATATGAAAACTGGAGATGTCAAGGAAAGATACCTGACAGGAGCTGAATTCTCTATGGATTTTCCGATGATCAATGGAGATTTTactggtgttaaaaataaatatggctATACCCAAGTTATTGATTGCAGTGCTAGCTCTGACTCAG GTATGGCTAAATATGGAGGTCTAGCAAAACTACACTTTGAAGAGCCAGACACTGATCAAACCAATTCG AAAGATGGCCAATATGAAGAGCTGATAAAGGTGGATTACCACAAATTTGAACAGAATACTTTCTGCACTGGAGCTGCCTTTGTTCCTAAACCAGGAAgtcatgaagaagatgatggttgGATCATCACTTTTGTCCACAATGAAGATACAAACATGTCTAAA GCTTATATAATTGACACCAGAAGGTTCACCAGTGAGCCAGTTGCCAAAATCACATTGCCTTGCAGAGTCCCATATGGATTTCACGGAGCTTTCATGCCTATCTTGTTGGGAAATTTGACTGCATCAGAATATTAA